The genomic interval TTGAGGCGGCCCTGCTGGATGGCGATGGTGGCAGGCACAGCCCCATGGGCGCGCACCTCGGCCTCGACCTGCAGGGCCGTGGCCACGTTTTGCGGGTAAGGCATACCATGGGCAATGATGGTGGATTCCAGCGCCACCACAGGGCGCTGGGTGGCCAGCGCTTGGGCCACTTCGGGGTGGATGTCCAGGTAGGGCCGTGGCTGCATGGTGGACGCTTTCGTCAGGTGTCTGCGGGGTGGGCGAAGGCCACAGCCACGGCACCGCTCAGGGCTGCAGCCCACAGCCGCGCAGCAGCAAGGCCACCACGTGTTCGGTGGCACGGGCCTGGTCGGCACGGGTCAGCTTGGGGCGGCCCAGCACGGCGCAAACCTGCACGTCAAAGTCGGCATAGGTTTGCGTGGCGGCCCACAGGGTGAAAAACAAATGGGTGCTGTCCACCGGGGCCATTTTTCCCTCGGCAATCCACTGGTCGATGACAGCGGCCTTGGCCCGCACCGTGGCACGCAGCTCGGTGGCCAGCAGCTGCTTGACTACGGCCGCGCCGTGCAGCAGCTCGTTGGCCCAGACCTTGGAGGCGTGCGGGCGGGCCGCCGACATGGCCATCTTGCTGCGGATGTAGCCGCCAATGGCGGTGGCCGGGTCGGCATCGGGGGTGATGCCGTGGGTGGGGGCCAGCCAGTCCTCCAGGATGCGGGCCAGCACCGCGCGGTACAGAGCGTCCTTGTTGCCAAAGTAGTAGTGCAGATTGGCCTTGGGCAGGCCGGATTCGTCGGCAATCTGGGCCATGGTGGCACCGCTGAACCCGGCCCCGGCAAACACGCGCTCTGCCGCGGCCAGGATCCGCTCTTCATTGGCCTGGCGGATCTGGCCTTTCGCATCCGCCGGGGCTTGCAGGGCTGGGGTTTTGGAGCTCACTTTTTGCTGGCCGCTTCCCAAACAATGTGGCTCATGGCGGCGGCACCGGGGTCTTTCTTGATCACCGGGGCGCTGCCGCCCGACAGCAGCACCTTGACCGTACGCTCGTAGGCGGCGGGTTCCAGGTAGCCCATCTTGGGGGTGTTGGCAGTGGTGATGAGTTTGGCCACGTTTTCCATCTGGCGCTTTTGCACGGCCAGGGTGGCGCTGCCCGACATGTCGTTGGACACCACAATCTTGGCGGCCTCTTCGGGGTTTTTCACCGCGTCGTTCCAGCCCTTGAAGGTGGCCCGCAGGAACTTGCCCATGCGGGCCACAAAGGCCGGGTCTTTCAGCTTGGATTCCAGCACGTACAGGCCGTCTTCCAGCGAGGCGGCACCCTGGTCTTCGTAGAAGAAGGTGACCAGGTCGCTTTCTTTCACGCCCGCGTCGATGATCTGCCAGTACTCGTTGTAGACCATGGTGGATACGCAGGCGGCCTGGTTTTGCAGCAGCGGATCGACGTTGAAGCCCTGCTTGAGCACCTTGATGTCCACGTCGGGCTTCAGGCCCAGCTTGGCCATCCAGTTCAGGAACGGGTATTCGTTACCGCCAAACCACACGCCCAGGGTTTTGCCCTTCAGGTCCTTGGGGCTGGCCACGCCGCTGGCTTTTTTGCAGGTCAGCATCAGGCCGGAGCGGTTGAACACCTGGGCGATGTTGACCAGCGGCACACCGGCTTCGCGGGCGGCCAGCGCGTCGGGCATCCAGTTGACGATCACATCGGCGTTGTTGCCCGCAATCACCTGCACCGGCGAGATATCCGGGCCACCAGGCTTGATGGTTACGTCCAGGCCCTCGGCTTTGTAGTAGCCCTTGGCTGCGGCCACGTAGTAGCCCGCAAACTGGGCTTGCGGCACCCATTTGAGCTGCACGGTGAGCTTTTCTTGGGCCTGGGCGGCGAAGCTGCCGACCGCCAACGCGGCGGCCAGCAGGCAGGTGCGCAACTTGGATAATTTCTGCATCGAATACTCCTAGGGTGGGAAACTTTACCGGGAACGAACGGAAGGGTGCCAGAACGCGAAGCGCCGCTCCAGCTGCACCAGCAAGGCGTAGGCCAGCGAGCCGGTCAGGGCTGCCACCACAATCGCGCCCCACACCAGCGGCATGTGCATCTTGGCCGCTTCGGTGGAAATGCGAAAGCCCAGCCCGGCTGTGGGCGAACCAAAAAACTCGGCCACGATGGCCCCGATCAGCGCCAGCGTGGCATTGACCTTGAGCGCACCAAAAATGAACGGCAAGGCACTGGGCAGGCGCAGCCCCAGCAAGGTTTGCCAGTAGCCCGCTGCGTAGCTGTGCATCAGCTCGCGCTCCAGCTTGCCGGCGGCTTTCAAACCGGCCAGGGTGGACACCAGCATGGGGAAAAAGGTCATCAGCACCACCACCGCCGCCTTGGACGGCCAGTCAAAGCCAAACCACATCACCGCAATCGGGGCCACCCCCACCAGCGGCACGGTGCTGGTGAGCGAGGCAATCGGCAGCAGGCCACGCTGCAGGAACGGCAGGCGGTCGATGGCCACGGCCACGGCAAATCCCAGGCCGCAGCCCAGCACCCAGCCGGTGAGCACCGACTTGAGCACGGTCTGCACAAAGTCGCCCCACAGCACCGCCCCGCCCTCGCCCATGGCCTGCACGATCAGCAGCGGCGACGGCAGCAGCACCCGGGGCACCTCATACGCGGTGACCAGCAACTGCCAGAAGTACAGCAGCCACAGGCCGAACAGCCCCGCCGTCACCAGCCCGTAGGCAGGCCGCCCGTCGAGCGCGGCGCAGGCGCGCACCGTCCACACGGCCAACAACAGCACCCCCAAAAATAAAGGCAAAAAAAGGCTGCTTGTGCTTATGGAATAAGCGTGAGAAGCTATAAAAACTGCAGCAATCAGCACACTGGCCACAACCAGGCCCAGCACCGCCTGCGGGCTGCGCGCCTTCATGCCCGACCTCCAAAGCGGCGCAGCACCAGCCGCTCCACGCCCAGCACGGCGGCGGTCAAGGCCAGCCCCAGCAAGGCCGACATCAGCAGCGCCGACCAGATGGCCACGGTGTTGCCGTAGTACGAGCCCAGCAGCAGCTTGGCCCCCAGGCCCGCCTGCGCGCCGGTGGGCAACTCGGCCACCATGGCCCCCACCAGGCTGGCGGCAATGCCCACCCGCAAGGCGGGGAACAAGAACGGCAGGGCCGCAGGCAGGCGCAGCAGCCAGAACGCCTGCCAGCGCGAGGCGGCGTAGGTGTACAGCAGCTCGGTGTCGATCTGCTGCGGCGATCGCAGGCCCTGCACCATGGCCACGGTGACCGGGAAGAAGCACAGGTACATGGCGATCACCGCCTTGGGCCACACGCCCGAGAAGCCCAGGCTGCCCAGAATCACCAGCACGATGGGCGCAATCGCCAGCACGGGAATGGTTTGCGAGGCCACGATCCAGGGCATCAGCGCCCGGTCCAGCGTGCGCGAATGCACGATGCCCGCCGACAGCAGCAGGCCGAACAGCGTGCCCATGGCAAAACCCAGCAGACTGGAATGCGCGGTGACGGCCACGTGGAACAGCAGGTTGCGCGGCGAATCCACCGGCCAATCGACCAGGCTGGACCAAAAGTCCACCGCTACCTGCTGCGGAGAAGGCAATACCGGGCGCTGCATGGACAGCGTGGTCTGGACCAGATCCCTCCAGCCCCAGGCCGTGCCCCGGGGGCTGAGCACACGCTCGATGGCACCCGGCGCGTTCAGCCACACGGCCCCCGCGTACCAGAGCAGCAACACGCCCAGCAGCACCGTGGCGATGGGCAAGGCGCTGTGGAGAGCAGAGCTGCGCTTAATGGTGGCCATCCGCCAGGGACTCGCGTACGGCGTGGGCCAGCGCCATGAATTCGGGCGTATCGCGCAGGCCCAGGTGGCGCTCGTCCGGCAGGGTGGAAGCGATCACCTTGACGATGCGTCCCGGCCGGGGCGACATGACCACGATGCGGGTAGACAGGTACACCGCCTCGGCAATCGAGTGGGTCACAAACACCACCGTGCGGCGCTCACGCTGCCATAGCTGCTGTAGCTGCTCGTTGAGGCGGTCGCGGGTGATTTCGTCCAGCGCGCCAAAGGGCTCGTCCATCATCAGAATGCGCGGCTCAAAAGCCAGCGCCCGCGCAATCGACACCCGCTGCTGCATGCCGCCCGAGAGCTGCCAGGGGTATTTCTTCTCGAACCCCTGCAGGCCCACGCGCGCCAGCTGGTCCATGGCGATGCGCTGGCTCTCGGCCTTGTCGCGGCCCTGGATGTGCAGCGGCAGCAGCACATTGCCCAGCACCGTGCGCCAGGGAAACAGCGCCGGGGCCTGGAACACATAGCCGTACGAGCGGGCCAGGCGTGCCGCGTGCGGGCTGACACCGTTCACCAGCATGGTGCCCGAGCTGATGGGCTCCAGGTCGGCAATGGCGCGCAGCAGCGTGGTTTTGCCGCAGCCCGAGGGGCCGATCAGCGAGATGAATTCGCCCGGCTGCACCGTGAGGTCGATGTCTTGCAGGGCATGCACCGGCGCGTCGGCAGCGGGGTAGATGACGTTGGCCCGACTGACCTGGACCGCCAGCGGCTCAGACGCTGGCATGGGCAAAGAAGGAAAGGAAATAAATCATATAAACCCACTATAAAGCTAACCAAACGGTCAGCTTCTTGGGGTTTAAGCTAGTTTTATGCCAATATTTTGGGGGCTCCCGCACCGCCGGGGTGCCGCAAGCTCAGGACGGACGGTCGGGGTCGGGAGCCTGTGCGGGCTCCACTTCCG from Comamonadaceae bacterium OS-1 carries:
- the tauB gene encoding taurine import ATP-binding protein TauB, whose product is MPASEPLAVQVSRANVIYPAADAPVHALQDIDLTVQPGEFISLIGPSGCGKTTLLRAIADLEPISSGTMLVNGVSPHAARLARSYGYVFQAPALFPWRTVLGNVLLPLHIQGRDKAESQRIAMDQLARVGLQGFEKKYPWQLSGGMQQRVSIARALAFEPRILMMDEPFGALDEITRDRLNEQLQQLWQRERRTVVFVTHSIAEAVYLSTRIVVMSPRPGRIVKVIASTLPDERHLGLRDTPEFMALAHAVRESLADGHH
- the ribY gene encoding riboflavin-binding protein RibY, whose amino-acid sequence is MQKLSKLRTCLLAAALAVGSFAAQAQEKLTVQLKWVPQAQFAGYYVAAAKGYYKAEGLDVTIKPGGPDISPVQVIAGNNADVIVNWMPDALAAREAGVPLVNIAQVFNRSGLMLTCKKASGVASPKDLKGKTLGVWFGGNEYPFLNWMAKLGLKPDVDIKVLKQGFNVDPLLQNQAACVSTMVYNEYWQIIDAGVKESDLVTFFYEDQGAASLEDGLYVLESKLKDPAFVARMGKFLRATFKGWNDAVKNPEEAAKIVVSNDMSGSATLAVQKRQMENVAKLITTANTPKMGYLEPAAYERTVKVLLSGGSAPVIKKDPGAAAMSHIVWEAASKK
- the rutR gene encoding HTH-type transcriptional regulator RutR; its protein translation is MSSKTPALQAPADAKGQIRQANEERILAAAERVFAGAGFSGATMAQIADESGLPKANLHYYFGNKDALYRAVLARILEDWLAPTHGITPDADPATAIGGYIRSKMAMSAARPHASKVWANELLHGAAVVKQLLATELRATVRAKAAVIDQWIAEGKMAPVDSTHLFFTLWAATQTYADFDVQVCAVLGRPKLTRADQARATEHVVALLLRGCGLQP